From the Oryza glaberrima chromosome 5, OglaRS2, whole genome shotgun sequence genome, one window contains:
- the LOC127773561 gene encoding nucleoside hydrolase 3-like isoform X1 encodes MSPAEKAKRRAKMWRTAATAAAVLLLVAVGAAPAASGVAAGGAGRATAAAAAAKPRRILVDTDMDTDDLFALLYLLKQNRSEFDVKAITINANEWSDAGHAVNHLYDLLHMMGRDDIPVGVGGDGGVSDSGALRGPDVGGYLPLIDQGTSTAGGCRYRQAVPAGRGGRLDVDTNSGVRRGFLPQGRRRYRPVTQPTAQRVMADTVSGGPTTVLLFGAHTNLALLLMAHPRLARNIDRVYVSGGAVRAADPAGNLFTAFATNPFAEFNIFGDPFAAYQVIHSGIPITMIPLDATNTISVTEEFVSEFQQHQQTYEAQYCFQSLDKVLMRLRGRSNGHGNTSYYMWDSFAAGVALSSMRNGEVDGENEFSELEYMNITVITSNKPYGKRDGSNPFFDGRATPKLGLKEGGVHSGHVQTGIRDSFCLVPGSNRGRCEDGYTREVSGPEGVRVRVATRAKPNTDKNSSLEKEFSKSFLEVLNRPEQTGLFNINTQFPYYREVLYKPVFRNVSRGKPVIFDMDMSPGDFVSLIYLLKTPIEVIDLKAVLVNGNGWANIASIDIVYDILHMMGRDDIPVGLGNTTALGIPTLGCNNSYAIPHGSGGFIDSDTLYGLARSLPRSPRRYAPESLDHPEDRQPLALEVWQSVRKQLDPGEKITVLTNGPLTNMANISLSDRDASSVIERVYVVGGLIKDGGDENGNLFTVPSNKHAEFNIFLDPLAAKTVLESDLKIALIPLTAQRKAASFRAVLAALEDIQHTHESKFVHELLSLLQELQIKQKLYHHLDIFLGEILGAVYMVEGSGLKPSVELKPVSVIANTNKSTDGQIVISKNSAKLVRVLSDFDGEIYSKQLANSLANKRQSAVIGSFEEQKAIWSRPVNSSGNVKKQK; translated from the exons ATGTCTCCCGCGGAGAAGGCGAAGAGGAGAGCCAAGAtgtggaggacggcggcgacggcggccgccgtgCTGCTCCTGGTGGCGGTGGGCGCCGCGCCCGCTGCCTCcggcgtggcggccggcggcgcgggccgcgccacggcggcggcggcggcggcgaagccgagGAGGATCCTGGTGGACACGGACATGGACACCGACGACCTCTTCGCGCTGCTCTACCTCCTCAAGCAGAACCGCTCCGAGTTCGACGTCAAG GCCATCACCATCAACGCCAACGAGTGGAGCGACGCCGGGCACGCCGTCAACCACCTCTACGACCTCCTCCACATGATGGGCCGCGACGACAtccccgtcggcgtcggcggcgacggcggcgtctccGACTCCGGCGCCCTCCGGGGCCCCGACGTCGGCGGCTACCTCCCACTCATCGATCAG GGCACGTCGACGGCCGGCGGCTGCAGGTACAGGCAGGCGGTCCCGgcggggcgcggcgggcggctggACGTCGACACGAACTCCGGCGTGAGGAGGGGGTTCCTGccgcaggggcggcggcggtacaGGCCGGTGACGCAGCCGACGGCGCAGCGGGTGATGGCCGACACGGTGTCGGGGGGGCCCACCACCGTGCTCCTCTTCGGGGCGCACACCAACCTGGCGCTCCTGCTCATGGCGCACCCGCGCCTGGCTCGGAACATCGACCGCGTCTacgtctccggcggcgccgtcagGGCGGCGGACCCCGCCGGCAACCTGTTCACCGCCTTCGCCACCAACCCGTTCGCCGAGTTCAACATCTTTGGAGACCCCTTCGCTGCTTATCAG GTCATACATTCCGGGATTCCAATCACGATGATTCCTCTTGATGCGACCAACACAATTTCGGTCACCGAGGAATTCGTTTCTGAATTCCAACAGCATCAGCAAACTTACGAGGCACAGTACTGTTTCCAGTCACTTGATAAGGTCTTGATGAGGCTGAGGGGACGATCCAACGGCCATGGCAACACG AGCTACTACATGTGGGATTCCTTTGCTGCTGGTGTGGCTCTCTCTAGCATGCGCAATGGCGAGGTTGATGGTGAAAATGAATTTTCTGAGCTTGAATATATGAACATTACAGTGATAACTTCGAACAAACCGTATGGTAAACGTGACGGCTCGAACCCCTTTTTCGATGGCCGTGCTACTCCTAAACTTGGCCTGAAAGAGGGTGGAGTTCACAGTGGCCATGTTCAGACTGGAATAAGAGATAGCTTCTGCCTGGTACCGGGAAGCAACAGAGGGAGATGCGAG GATGGATACACTAGAGAAGTGTCTGGTCCAGAAGGAGTTCGGGTTCGTGTTGCAACAAGAGCAAAGCCTAACACGGATAAAAATAGTTCACTAGAAAAGGAATTTTCCAAGAGCTTCTTAGAG GTCTTAAATCGTCCCGAACAAACTGGGCTTTTCAACATCAATACGCAGTTCCCATATTATAGAGAAGTTCTTTACAAGCCGGTTTTCAGAAATGTGAGCAGGGGGAAGCCAGTCATTTTTGACATGGACATGAGCCCTGGAGATTTTGTTTCCCTAATATACCTCTTGAAGACACCAATAGAAGTAATAGATCTAAAG GCTGTTTTGGTCAATGGCAATGGCTGGGCAAATATTGCGAGCATCGATATCGTTTACGACATTCTACATATGATGGGCCGCGACGACATTCCAGTAGGCCTAGGCAATACCACTGCATTGGGAATTCCAACCCTTGGCTGCAACAATTCTTATGCTATCCCCCATGGAAGTGGTGGTTTTATTGATTCAGATACACTGTATGGACTAGCCAGGTCACTGCCAAGAAGTCCTAGAAG ATATGCTCCTGAAAGTTTAGATCACCCAGAAGATCGGCAGCCTTTGGCTCTTGAAGTTTGGCAATCTGTCAGGAAGCAGCTTGATCCAGGCGAAAAGATCACTGTTCTTACTAATGGACCTCTCACCAATATGGCCAACATTTCACTCTCTGACAGGGATGCAAGTTCTGTAATAGAG AGAGTCTATGTTGTTGGTGGACTCATCAAAGATGGAGGCGATGAGAATGGAAATTTGTTCACGGTTCCATCAAACAAACATGCAGAGTTTAACATATTTCTTGATCCACTAGCTGCAAAAACAGTCCTGGAATCTGATCTGAAAATCGCACTCATTCCTCTTACGGCGCAACGAAAGGCTGCATCATTTCGGGCTGTCCTTGCGGCTTTGGAAGACATCCAGCATACCCATGAATCAAAATTTGTCCATGAATTGTTGTCGTTGCTGCAAGAACTTCAGATCAAACAGAAGCTGTATCATCATTTG GACATATTTCTGGGAGAAATTCTTGGAGCAGTTTACATGGTTGAAGGATCAGGACTGAAACCTTCAGTGGAACTCAAGCCAGTAAGTGTTATTGCCAACACAAACAAAAGCACGGACGGGCAGATTGTCATCAGCAAGAATAGTGCAAAGCTGGTAAGGGTATTGAGCGATTTCGATGGTGAAATATATAGCAAACAATTGGCAAATTCTTTAGCAAACAAGAGACAGTCTGCCGTTATTGGGAGTTTTGAAGAACAAAAGGCAATTTGGAGCAGGCCGGTAAATAGTTCAGGgaatgtaaaaaaacaaaagtga
- the LOC127773641 gene encoding autophagy-related protein 18h-like: MRRGKGGRNGLLPSSLRIISSCLKTVSSNAGSVASTVRSAGASVAASIAPQAEDEKDQVLWAGFDKLELHPSSFKHVLLVGYSNGFQVLDVEDAANVCELVSKRDGPVTFLQMQSTPVYSDGTEGFRTSHPMLLVVAGDETNGSGMVQGGRLSALIRDNSSETPNGNCISTPTVVRFYSLKSHSYVHVLRFRSAVYIVRCSPRIVAVALAAQVYCFDAVTLENKFSVLTYPLQGAPGINIGYGPMAVGPRWLAYASNSPLLSSTGRLSPQNLTPSPGVSPSTSPSSGSLVARYAMESSKQIAAGIINLGDMGYKTLSKYCQELLPDGSGSPLSSSPGRRSGKLPSSVHPLEADNAGMVVIKDFISKEIISQFRAHTSPISALCFDPSGTLLVTASVHGHNINVFRIMPTVIANSSGSIRYDWTASHVHLYKLYRGMTAAVIQDISFSHFSQWISIVSSRGTCHIFTLSPFGGDASLLPQNSHSDGLPLAPCQSRPWWSKPSFLMDHQLHPAPSTVTNSVVSRIKNSSSGWLNTVSNVAASASGKLSVPSGAVTAVFHNSNYEGSLPVPSKANAMEHLLVYSPSGHVIQHELLPSGSEFSDSSPIVGPGSLQIQDDELHVTAEPTQWWDVCRRTNWPERDENIANIVFHNQRNSMMAMDASDCDSEHSDSVPSDGISGKEMMRSRERSSWYLSNAEVQISSWRIPIWQKSKIFFYVIDQPPAKSGESLSSSGGEIEIEKLPLHEVELRRRELLPVFKQFHYSEQNFSDRNLAIGRFQNALTYIDKDNGAHGSKAGFPISGFYSDMRKMQNMNGLEGQLLLEPITNDLQPMEKCNSVQSPKVANFTALHNVDNESMNHVSTATGATTSVTTVDTLPSTIRPLSSYSLLDGSLDDGLPSPASNVSCRPQITNNSSVSNGTMTDISNGCLTSINSGQNEASDSHNSVEFTQYFQEGYCKISELDDCRELTEAVTDADSSSSHCEREKPEEDGDNDDMLGAVFAFSEEG, from the exons atgagGCGCGGGAAGGGCGGGAGGAACGGGCTGCTGCCGAGCTCGCTGAGGATCATCTCGTCGTGCCTCAAGACGGTGTCGTCCAACGCCGGCTCCGTCGCGTCCACGGTGCGCTCGGCcggcgcctccgtcgccgcctccatcgcccCCCAGGCCGAGGACGAGAAGGACCAG GTATTGTGGGCTGGATTTGATAAATTAGAGCTTCATCCATCATCTTTcaagcatgttttgcttgttgGTTATTCAAATGGGTTCCAAGTGCTTGATGTTGAGGATGCTGCAAATGTTTGCGAATTGGTCTCAAAACGTGATGGTCCAGTTACATTTTTACAAATGCAATCCACACCAGTTTACTCTGATGGTACTGAAGGATTCAGAACATCACATCCCATGCTTCTGGTTGTTGCCGGTGATGAGACAAATGGGTCGGGTATGGTTCAAGGTGGTCGCTTAAGTGCACTGATCAGAGATAATAGCAGTGAAACTCCAAATGGAAATTGCATTTCTACTCCAACAGTTGTTCGCTTCTACTCTTTGAAGTCTCACTCATATGTACATGTTCTGAGATTTCGGTCTGCCGTATATATAGTTCGCTGCAGCCCCCGGATTGTAGCTGTAGCTCTTGCAGCACAA GTATACTGCTTTGATGCTGTGACCCTTGAGAATAAGTTCAGTGTCTTGACATATCCTTTGCAAGGGGCACCTGGGATAAATATTGGGTATGGCCCAATGGCTGTTGGCCCAAGGTGGTTAGCTTATGCTTCCAATAGCCCTTTATTATCAAGCACAGGCCGTCTAAGTCCACAGAACCTTACACCATCTCCAGGAGTTAGCCCATCTACCTCCCCTAGTAGTGGAAGTTTAGTTGCTCGGTATGCAATGGAATCAAGTAAGCAGATAGCTGCTGGTATTATTAATCTTGGTGATATGGGATACAAGACACTGTCAAAGTACTGCCAAGAACTTCTGCCAGATGGTTCTGGCTCCCCCTTGTCATCAAGTCCTGGCAGAAGATCTGGCAAACTTCCCTCTAGCGTGCATCCGCTGGAAGCTGACAATGCAGGAATG GTTGTCATCAAGGATTTTATCTCGAAAGAAATCATATCTCAGTTTAGGGCTCACACAAGTCCCATATCTGCTCTTTGTTTTGACCCTAGTGGAACTCTGTTGGTCACAGCCTCCGTTCATGGCCATAACATAAATGTTTTCAGGATCATGCCAACCGTAATAGCTAACAGCTCAGGCTCTATACGCTATGATTGGACAGCATCTCATGTCCACCTTTACAAACTGTATCGTGGCATGACAGCAGCT GTCATCCAGGATATCTCTTTTAGCCATTTTAGCCAGTGGATATCTATTGTTTCATCCCGAGGTACTTGCCATATTTTTACATTGTCTCCTTTTGGCGGTGATGCAAGTCTGCTGCCACAGAATTCTCACAGTGATGGGCTACCCCTTGCCCCATGTCAGTCAAGGCCATGGTGGTCAAAGCCATCATTCCTTATGGATCATCAGCTTCATCCAGCTCCTTCAACTGTAACTAATTCTGTAGTCAGTAGGATAAAAAACAGTTCTTCTGGTTGGCTAAATACTGTTAGTAATGTGGCTGCTTCTGCAAGTGGGAAACTATCTGTACCATCTGGCGCTGTTACTGCTGTTTTCCACAATTCCAACTATGAAGGTTCATTGCCAGTTCCATCAAAGGCTAATGCCATGGAGCATCTATTGGTGTATTCACCATCTGGCCATGTTATTCAACATGAACTACTGCCTTCAGGTTCTGAATTCTCTGATAGCAGTCCAATAGTTGGGCCTGGTTCCTTGCAGATCCAAGATGATGAGTTGCATGTTACTGCTGAACCGactcagtggtgggatgtatgCCGTAGGACAAACTGGCCAGAAAGGGACGAAAACATTGCAAACATAGTCTTCCATAATCAACGAAATAGTATGATGGCAATGGATGCTTCTGACTGTGATAGTGAGCATTCAGATTCCGTTCCATCAGATGGTATTTCTGGGAAAGAGATGATGAGATCTCGAGAAAGATCAAGTTGGTACCTCTCAAATGCAGAGGTACAGATAAGTTCATGGAGGATTCCCATTTGGCAGAAATCAAAG ATTTTCTTCTATGTGATAGATCAACCACCTGCAAAATCAGGGGAATCTCTTAGCTCTAGTGGGGGAGAGATTGAGATTGAGAAGCTGCCTCTGCATGAGGTTGAACTTCGGAGGAGGGAATTGCTCCCTGTATTCAAGCAGTTCCACTATTCTGAACAGAACTTCAGTGACAG GAATCTTGCAATAGGACGGTTTCAGAATGCATTGACATACATCGACAAGGATAATGGTGCTCATGGATCCAAGGCAGGGTTCCCTATATCTGGATTTTACAGTG ATATGAGGAAAATGCAGAACATGAATGGTTTAGAGGGGCAGTTATTGTTGGAACCTATCACTAATGATTTACAACCAATGGAAAAATGCAATTCTGTTCAATCTCCTAAAGTGGCAAATTTTACTGCCCTTCACAATGTAGATAATGAGAGCATGAACCATGTTTCAACAGCAACTGGAGCAACCACATCAGTCACAACAGTGGACACTTTACCTTCAACCATCAGACCATTGAGCAGCTACTCCCTCTTGGATGGATCTCTTGATGATGGATTACCATCACCTGCAAGTAATGTATCATGCAGGCCTCAGATAACCAACAATTCTTCAGTAAGCAATGGTACAATGACTGACATCTCAAATGGGTGTCTCACGAGCATCAATTCTGGACAGAATGAAGCATCTGATTCTCACAACTCAGTGGAGTTTACCCAGTATTTCCAAGAGGGCTATTGTAAAATATCAGAACTCGATGACTGCCGTGAGTTAACTGAAGCTGTTACTGATGctgacagcagcagcagccactgCGAGAGAGAGAAGCCTGAGGAAGATGGGGATAACGATGACATGCTTGGGGCTGTTTTTGCCTTCAGCGAAGAAG GTTGA
- the LOC127773563 gene encoding uncharacterized protein At4g15545 yields MMEGEVVEEEEEEVTAAPAPAAMVAAAEFGLTAEVMAVLPEDPFEQLDVARKITSIALASRLGRLEAEGARLRAQLAERDAAAEDLRERVEQLDAALAVATGRLRRAEEEKEALQRDNSLLSNTVRRLNRDVAKLEVFKKTLMQSLQEDEDPANTTPKARVSETSNFSSATSVGDEDSAFPVSKSSQLSETASSVSEESSHVEPDVPRPPRPHVFLPSYNSTPRVTPPDSPPRSFASISPPRRHSISITSRNLFDDRSSAYSGHSSVTSPFDAASHTGRTRVDGKEFFRQVRNRLSYEQFSAFLANVKELNSHKQTREDTLRKADEIFGPDNKDLYTIFEGLITRNIH; encoded by the exons ATGATGGAGGGGgaagtggtggaggaggaggaggaggaggtgacggcggcaccagcgccggcggcgatggtggcggcggcggagttcgGGCTGACCGCGGAGGTGATGGCGGTGCTGCCGGAGGACCCGTTCGAGCAGCTGGACGTGGCGCGGAAGATCACCTCCATCGCGCTGGCGTCGCGCCTCGGGCGGCTCGAGGCCGAGGGCGCGCGGCTCCGCGCGCAGCTCGCCGagcgcgacgccgcggcggaggaccTCCGCGAGCGCGTCGAGCAGCTCGACGCCGCGCTCGCGGTGGCCACCggacgcctccgccgcgccgaggaggagaag GAGGCACTGCAGAGGGATAACTCATTGCTGTCAAACACCGTCAGGAGGCTGAACAGAGATGTTGCCAAG ttggaagtgttcaagaagacgCTTATGCAGTCACTCCAGGAAGATGAAGATCCTGCT AACACTACTCCTAAGGCAAGGGTCAGCGAAACTTCAAATTTCTCCTCTGCAACATCTGTTGGAG ATGAAGATTCTGCATTTCCAGTTTCCAAATCGTCACAATTATCAGAAACCGCAAGTTCAGTCTCAGAGGAAAGTAGTCATGTTGAGCCAGATG TACCCAGGCCACCCCGTCCACATGTATTTTTGCCATCGTACAACAGTACACCAAGGGTTACTCCCCCAGACTCACCTCCAAGGAGTTTCGCGTCAATATCACCTCCAAGGCGGCATTCAATTTCAATTACATCAAGGAATTTGTTTGATGACAGGTCCTCGGCCTATTCTGGTCATAGTTCAGTGACATCTCCATTTGATGCAGCAAGTCACACAG gacgaacacgagttGATGGAAAAGAGTTCTTCCGTCAAGTCAG AAACCGTTTGTCTTATGAGCAGTTCAGTGCATTTCTAGCCAATGTAAAGGAGTTGAACTCACACAAACAGACCAGAGAG GATACACTAAGGAAGGCTGACGAAATATTCGGTCCAGATAACAAGGACCTATACACCATCTTTGAGGGCCTAATTACTCGCAATATTCACTAG
- the LOC127773561 gene encoding nucleoside hydrolase 3-like isoform X2 — protein MMGRDDIPVGVGGDGGVSDSGALRGPDVGGYLPLIDQGTSTAGGCRYRQAVPAGRGGRLDVDTNSGVRRGFLPQGRRRYRPVTQPTAQRVMADTVSGGPTTVLLFGAHTNLALLLMAHPRLARNIDRVYVSGGAVRAADPAGNLFTAFATNPFAEFNIFGDPFAAYQVIHSGIPITMIPLDATNTISVTEEFVSEFQQHQQTYEAQYCFQSLDKVLMRLRGRSNGHGNTSYYMWDSFAAGVALSSMRNGEVDGENEFSELEYMNITVITSNKPYGKRDGSNPFFDGRATPKLGLKEGGVHSGHVQTGIRDSFCLVPGSNRGRCEDGYTREVSGPEGVRVRVATRAKPNTDKNSSLEKEFSKSFLEVLNRPEQTGLFNINTQFPYYREVLYKPVFRNVSRGKPVIFDMDMSPGDFVSLIYLLKTPIEVIDLKAVLVNGNGWANIASIDIVYDILHMMGRDDIPVGLGNTTALGIPTLGCNNSYAIPHGSGGFIDSDTLYGLARSLPRSPRRYAPESLDHPEDRQPLALEVWQSVRKQLDPGEKITVLTNGPLTNMANISLSDRDASSVIERVYVVGGLIKDGGDENGNLFTVPSNKHAEFNIFLDPLAAKTVLESDLKIALIPLTAQRKAASFRAVLAALEDIQHTHESKFVHELLSLLQELQIKQKLYHHLDIFLGEILGAVYMVEGSGLKPSVELKPVSVIANTNKSTDGQIVISKNSAKLVRVLSDFDGEIYSKQLANSLANKRQSAVIGSFEEQKAIWSRPVNSSGNVKKQK, from the exons ATGATGGGCCGCGACGACAtccccgtcggcgtcggcggcgacggcggcgtctccGACTCCGGCGCCCTCCGGGGCCCCGACGTCGGCGGCTACCTCCCACTCATCGATCAG GGCACGTCGACGGCCGGCGGCTGCAGGTACAGGCAGGCGGTCCCGgcggggcgcggcgggcggctggACGTCGACACGAACTCCGGCGTGAGGAGGGGGTTCCTGccgcaggggcggcggcggtacaGGCCGGTGACGCAGCCGACGGCGCAGCGGGTGATGGCCGACACGGTGTCGGGGGGGCCCACCACCGTGCTCCTCTTCGGGGCGCACACCAACCTGGCGCTCCTGCTCATGGCGCACCCGCGCCTGGCTCGGAACATCGACCGCGTCTacgtctccggcggcgccgtcagGGCGGCGGACCCCGCCGGCAACCTGTTCACCGCCTTCGCCACCAACCCGTTCGCCGAGTTCAACATCTTTGGAGACCCCTTCGCTGCTTATCAG GTCATACATTCCGGGATTCCAATCACGATGATTCCTCTTGATGCGACCAACACAATTTCGGTCACCGAGGAATTCGTTTCTGAATTCCAACAGCATCAGCAAACTTACGAGGCACAGTACTGTTTCCAGTCACTTGATAAGGTCTTGATGAGGCTGAGGGGACGATCCAACGGCCATGGCAACACG AGCTACTACATGTGGGATTCCTTTGCTGCTGGTGTGGCTCTCTCTAGCATGCGCAATGGCGAGGTTGATGGTGAAAATGAATTTTCTGAGCTTGAATATATGAACATTACAGTGATAACTTCGAACAAACCGTATGGTAAACGTGACGGCTCGAACCCCTTTTTCGATGGCCGTGCTACTCCTAAACTTGGCCTGAAAGAGGGTGGAGTTCACAGTGGCCATGTTCAGACTGGAATAAGAGATAGCTTCTGCCTGGTACCGGGAAGCAACAGAGGGAGATGCGAG GATGGATACACTAGAGAAGTGTCTGGTCCAGAAGGAGTTCGGGTTCGTGTTGCAACAAGAGCAAAGCCTAACACGGATAAAAATAGTTCACTAGAAAAGGAATTTTCCAAGAGCTTCTTAGAG GTCTTAAATCGTCCCGAACAAACTGGGCTTTTCAACATCAATACGCAGTTCCCATATTATAGAGAAGTTCTTTACAAGCCGGTTTTCAGAAATGTGAGCAGGGGGAAGCCAGTCATTTTTGACATGGACATGAGCCCTGGAGATTTTGTTTCCCTAATATACCTCTTGAAGACACCAATAGAAGTAATAGATCTAAAG GCTGTTTTGGTCAATGGCAATGGCTGGGCAAATATTGCGAGCATCGATATCGTTTACGACATTCTACATATGATGGGCCGCGACGACATTCCAGTAGGCCTAGGCAATACCACTGCATTGGGAATTCCAACCCTTGGCTGCAACAATTCTTATGCTATCCCCCATGGAAGTGGTGGTTTTATTGATTCAGATACACTGTATGGACTAGCCAGGTCACTGCCAAGAAGTCCTAGAAG ATATGCTCCTGAAAGTTTAGATCACCCAGAAGATCGGCAGCCTTTGGCTCTTGAAGTTTGGCAATCTGTCAGGAAGCAGCTTGATCCAGGCGAAAAGATCACTGTTCTTACTAATGGACCTCTCACCAATATGGCCAACATTTCACTCTCTGACAGGGATGCAAGTTCTGTAATAGAG AGAGTCTATGTTGTTGGTGGACTCATCAAAGATGGAGGCGATGAGAATGGAAATTTGTTCACGGTTCCATCAAACAAACATGCAGAGTTTAACATATTTCTTGATCCACTAGCTGCAAAAACAGTCCTGGAATCTGATCTGAAAATCGCACTCATTCCTCTTACGGCGCAACGAAAGGCTGCATCATTTCGGGCTGTCCTTGCGGCTTTGGAAGACATCCAGCATACCCATGAATCAAAATTTGTCCATGAATTGTTGTCGTTGCTGCAAGAACTTCAGATCAAACAGAAGCTGTATCATCATTTG GACATATTTCTGGGAGAAATTCTTGGAGCAGTTTACATGGTTGAAGGATCAGGACTGAAACCTTCAGTGGAACTCAAGCCAGTAAGTGTTATTGCCAACACAAACAAAAGCACGGACGGGCAGATTGTCATCAGCAAGAATAGTGCAAAGCTGGTAAGGGTATTGAGCGATTTCGATGGTGAAATATATAGCAAACAATTGGCAAATTCTTTAGCAAACAAGAGACAGTCTGCCGTTATTGGGAGTTTTGAAGAACAAAAGGCAATTTGGAGCAGGCCGGTAAATAGTTCAGGgaatgtaaaaaaacaaaagtga